The genomic stretch GCTATCTTCTATATCACAAGAAATCACATCAATTTGAGGAAGCATATCCAGAAAGACAGctgtccttgtttccagttTGGAGAGAAGCAGAGGTCCTTCACCCTTCTGCCTTAGTGGGTCTGCCCTTTACAGCAACCTTGCCGACAGCACTACTCCTCTGCACTTTAGAAGGATGTCCGTCCTGCATTGCTGGGATGTTGCTTCTGGATTTCTTATTCTGCCCTTCGCGGTGATAAAAACCTGCTGAAGAGCTGAGCCCTGGTCCCAGATCACTTGGCCATGCAGTGCTACTCAAGACATGCAAATGTATCTGTAACTGATGATATATAAATGTGCTTATAATAAATATGCTTGTATTGTAATGGTATTGTAGCTGCCAAGCATGGGGGGGAGCCTAGCCTTATTTTTCACTCTTGCAATGATTACTGTCTGATCATTACAAACTGGATGCTGTGTCATAGTATGCaaacagggaaggaaataaCGTAGTTAAAGTTGGGCATATTCTTTTTGTTTACATGAACTCCCCTGTCCTGGAGGTATTCTAAAGCTGCTCTTGTATCTCAAGTGAATACATTGGAAATAAGTACTACCTACTCATGTATGCCACAAACAAGAAAATCTCTTGTGCTTTTAGCTCACGCATGCTACTGTGGTCTCCAGCAAATCCAGGTATTTGTATAGATGGATAGTGTTTCAGTGTCTATTACTGCCTGCAAGGACTGTACATCCGCACATGTTCAGAAGTAATGCAAGACATGAGGTCTTGCAACTACTCACAGATGTCTTCTTGTACCTCAACCCAAGTCAAGAAATAGTTCCAGTGCTGCAGACTCCTGGCCCTCACTGATCCGGAATCACCAGCTAGTTCTTGGAAGCTACAGTACTGTTTTCTTACCTTATTAACAAAGGTACTGCATGGTAAATATGCCTCCGCATGTGGAAcacagaacaaaggaaaagctgctaCTCTACAGCCTTTCTGACCCTCTGTGATGGAAACAAGTTGGGCTTCTGCAATGTATTCTGGAATGTAGCAAGGAGACAGGAAAATTAGCAAAAAGCAATTCCACTGTTCATAAACACCATCTAGCAATCAAAAGTACTTGCACAATCAGGGTCCCCTGCCTAGCTCAGAGCTCCATCCCTACGCTTGTGTCCAAGTGCTTACCGTAATGCCCTGGCAATGGTGGCCTGTGAAGGAGTCCTTTGGGCAGCACAGCATCAAAGGGAACCACTACTTCCATGGCCTTTACAGACACAAATGAGCTACCAGATACACTGGCTATTCTGAACAAAGAAAAGTTACTTCTGCTGAAACCACACACTTCAAAACCTCTCTAATGAAGCAATGCTGTAGAGCAGGTATATTTGCTCACTAATTCTCTTCATGTTTCAGCTAGATACTGTGTCTAGCTATGTCTGATGTAGACTATCAGCATCTCAGTCTGACACTCTTAAGAGTGTCAgggccatttctaaaccttTATATTAAGTGACAGAAGTGACAATCTCTAAGTTAAATTAAGCTCCAGTGGATTTCCTGCAGCTTACATGGAGTTAGTGGAAGTTTCTTTGAAGAGGGTTCAACACGCTTTTCCTAGAAACCATCACATTTTAATTACTCCTTTCACACATCCAAGCACCTTATATGCAAGCCAACCTTCCAGGCAAGTATCTTTTTAATAACCTTTTAGTTAAGCCTAGTAGTTTTCATTTCACCAACCATTTACTCTTCTCATTAAACAGACCTTTGTTCAAAACACTTTCACCATTATGCTCTTACAGATACAAATTTCACCAACTGCTTACACCAAAAAGCAGAACAACTAGATGTTCCCAATTACAACTGTCTAAGCAGAACAGTCACACAACATAAAAGTACACATATTGGTGCAGTTTAATTGGATATTAAAACCCACTACAGAAAGAGCACTGCATACCTGAGGGAAAAAGCGGTATCCTGAAAAGGGGAGACTGTAGCAAACAACTTCAAAATAGGTTTAGGTGAGGGTGGAAACTTAATGCATGATAGCCTCTGGAATGGCTTTGTCACCTTGATACCTGCCCTCTCTCTAGGTGACTTCAGATTGTGTTGAACAGCATGGTCCCCACAGAAAGGGCACTGATGACCTCTTTCTGCAGATTATTTAGCCACTTTTTACACACAAAGATAATTTGAGGCTAAGCAGCCCTCAGGTAAGACTGACCCTTTGCTAAGGAGCACCATCAAAAGCCCTTCAAGAAACCTAAAACTGTACTGGAACTACCTGCAGAAGGGAGTTTGGAGAAGTCTCACTCACAGCTGTAGTGAACGCACATGGTATGCAGGGTCCAGCCATCCCAGCAGAGGTATCTGCATTACAAAAGGACATCATTTCAGAGACAACAGAACACATCCCCAGGAAGTAGGATGCAGATCAGTTCCATAGTCTGGAGACTTCTTTGAGGAATTAAACTGACCCATTAGTAAGGCTGGGAGAATTAGTCTCCCATTCATAATCACACTAAAGTGCTGCTGTGCAGGGTGGTTCAGCTTGGTCTGAGCCAAGGACCTCACATCAAACACAACAGTACTCACAACTGCAGAACGCCTGCTCAGCTGTTACATGGGTGGAAGGTGCTGAGCAGCCATCGCCATATTTACTCTATGAAATATGCAAACAAATGGCACAATCAGTACTTTACACTAAACAGCCTAACAGTAAATGCAAAGGTACATTACCCTGAAGCTTTACTTTCACTCTGCTGTACAACTTCCTGCTGAAAAGGCAGAAtgcattagaaagaaattaGTGAAATTATGGCAGCTGgcagaggaaatgaagaaaagctttctgaCATGGAAAGGAAATTAAGCCTGCAACTTAAGGACAAACCGGATGCCTCCACCACAGTGGTTAACAGAAGATTAAGTGTCACAATTAAGTTTCAAAGTTCAAAAACCCACTTCTATAACTGAGGCAATACATACCTCTTTGGAAGTTAGAGCCCTAGGGTATTTGGCAGCACCTGCTGAGTCTGCTCAGCTAGTTTCCATGGAAGTTTTTCTTTGCTAACCATTAGAATCTAGATCAAAGTGAAGAGTCTAGCAGACACGTTGGGTAGTACTCAGACACGTCACAGAACACAAAACACGCTTTTGTTATGAGAACCTTCCATGTGTGCGAAAATGCTTAAATGAAGATCTATGCAATGAGTAGCAAAGGTGGCTTAAATTTGTTCTTCTGCTCTTTAAATGTGTTCTCAAACCCTTCCTCCTGTAATACTCAGCTGGACAGATTCAGAGTGAACAGTTCCACGAGACAGAAATGTATTCAGATCCCTCACCGCAAGAACGTCCACTGTCATAGCAAAAATAgagctttttccatttttaacagACATTCACTAATCACACAAAAGTGCATAACGGATCAGTACTCCCTCAGATAGAAACATCTATGACATACAGCTGGTACCTTGAGTTTATTCAGGAACTGGTTTgtggttgtttgggggttttggtttgtttgggttttttttaataaccaaCACAATACTTCCCctccaaataaaaagaaaaaaaaaaaaagtaacagaaattaaaactcAAGATTGCAAGGAGAGAAGGGACAGAACAACAACTCCGGACTGTTCTAACTTAACAAAGACCTGCAACAACAGATCTCCAAACCCAGTGCCAAAGAGCCATCACACTTAAGAAGGTAGAGCAAATTTATCCAGTGACCAAGACTGCAGAGAGAAGTCTCACAGCTCATGCACCCTTGCAAAAAGCACAAGCTGATGCATCGTCAGTTCAGTGAATTGAGATAGCACTGGCACTTGTGAGTGATTTCAGTCTTCTCAAGTCTCACATTTCATTACTCAGTGGTAATTAGGTTATTTTTTTCGTACAAAGCTAGTTTAAAGCCAGTAAGTGCAATCTCTACCAAGTACAAGTTCCGGAGATCCCCATGATGCAGTGTTGCCTGTCGGCCACTGCTGGAAAGTGGGTCTGTACTGGCCAGAGTGCATGCAGTGGAGTGCTTTCTCCAGCCCAACTGAGCAAGCCTCATTCAGGTAAGAAGCAATCAAGGAGACCACAATCACAAATGAACTAAGAATTACGATTTATCCAATTTGTGTGTGCGCTCATGCCTCCGTAGGGTACCTGACTCAGTGAAGGAATGACCACAGTAATTGCAAGAGTAGGGCTTCTCTCCAGTATGGATGCGGTGATGGCGCTGGAGCGATGCCAGCCGGGTGAACGTCCCTCCACACTCCTCGCAATAGAAGGGGCGCTCTCCAGAGTGAGTCTGCTGGTGTCTTTTCAGCCTTAGCAACTGGACAAACGCCATGCCACACTCCTGACACTTATAGGGTTTGTCTTGTCGGTGAATCACCTTGTGTTTGGAAAGCAGGTTAGGTTTATCAAAACCTTTGCCGCATGTTGGACAGGAATAAGGTTTATAGTCATCTTCCTCAGGCTTGTGGTTCTCTGCACAAGGCTGATCAGTGTATTCAACAGTGTGTTGGTTACGGTGTGCTATCGACCACGGGTTCCTAGCCATGCCATTTCCCAAGATCACCATGGAGCGCTCTATCTTGTGCACATTGCGCAGGTGCCTCCAGACATCAGCTGTGCGAATGAAACCCTTGTCACACTCTGGACATTTGTGTGGCCTGTCACTAGAATGAATGAGCTTGTGCATTCGCAAGTTTGCTGCACGGAAGAACTCTTTGGCACAGACAGGACATTGGTATGAGTTTTCCACAATGTGAGTTTGCTTATGTTCCTGCAGCTCACTCATACCCTGGAAAGTGGAACCACACTTCTTGCAACCATAAGGCAAAGCTTCCTCAGGGACAGGCTCCAGGTCTTCATCAAACACATCCACAAGAATGGTGTTTTTGTTATCAGCACGTAGTCTTCTCTGTGGCTTCTCAGACTGCTCATGGGAACAGTGCTCTAAATCTTTATCTTCATGCTGTGGGTCAGAGTTGGTACTGGAGGGAACAAATACCCCAGCTGTACTCTCACCTCGTTTCTGGTAGTAGATCTCATAGGATTCTTTGTCTTCatactgcagctctgcaggaagctCCTGCCTACCTGGAGGTCCAGCAGAGTTGCAACAAGGAGTGCATGTCTCCAAGTAATTCGTGTCTGCCTCCTTCTGGAGGCTAGATGTGTGGCCCACCTGCTTAGAGGGCTTCTGGGAATAATTTGAATGCTTCGCACCTGTGTCACGAACGTTATTCTCAGAGTCCCGTTCCACATGCACATCCATCCCCTGAGGCATCTGCTGTATTCATCTGCAGTTCATCAATGATATGTACGCCAAGAGCTTCGAGTCTTTCATGGGAAACTCACCTCATTCTCAGCTCTCTTTACCATCCTCtctacaaaataaaacacacatttcatcagtgatttttctggtaaaaataaagttatcacagtgaagattttttcctGATTAAAAGAATGGGGCAGACTATTAGTTAGGCAGTAGGAGACACAGAATCATCTACTAttatatatttagaaaatatacATTCAGcatacaaaacagaaacagaccAGATTTAAATCCTCTATCATAATCCAGCCTTCACTACAAATATATATTGATCATTTCCATTCAAAATTCACCCAAAGATGAGAAATCTTCAGAACTCCGGGATTCAAGACTTCTGACAAAGTCCTACACCATAGCTGCCTCCATCACATCTGTTTTTCTGAGGATTCATGCTTAATCCTTATTTTTACCTTGCTAAATACTAACTAGGAGCACCAGTCACAAGGTGTTTCTTTTAGAAGCTTGTTAAGTAATGCAGTGAGACCCAGATACTGTGTCAAAAAGCCAAAACTAGAAGTAATGTATGGAAGGGGGGTCTGGAGAGCTCAGGAGTGCCTCTGGCCTCCTGTCCTGACCAGCATTATTATAATTGTCTTGAGGATATTTGGGGTCCCTGTGTTGCTACCAGTTAGCATCatgcaaagaaaacataatgCAAGGAAAGGCATGAAAGAACTgtccagaaagccagctgtgtcctgggctgcatcaaaaggagcgtgaccatcaggtccaaggaggtgatcctgcccctctactctgctctcatgagacttcacttggagtattgtgtgcagttctggtgtcctcaacataaggacatggagctgctggaacaagtccagaggagggccatgaggatgatcaggggcctggagcacctcccatatgaagacaggctgaggaagttggggctgttcaggct from Lathamus discolor isolate bLatDis1 chromosome 3, bLatDis1.hap1, whole genome shotgun sequence encodes the following:
- the LOC136011750 gene encoding zinc finger protein 501-like; this translates as MPQGMDVHVERDSENNVRDTGAKHSNYSQKPSKQVGHTSSLQKEADTNYLETCTPCCNSAGPPGRQELPAELQYEDKESYEIYYQKRGESTAGVFVPSSTNSDPQHEDKDLEHCSHEQSEKPQRRLRADNKNTILVDVFDEDLEPVPEEALPYGCKKCGSTFQGMSELQEHKQTHIVENSYQCPVCAKEFFRAANLRMHKLIHSSDRPHKCPECDKGFIRTADVWRHLRNVHKIERSMVILGNGMARNPWSIAHRNQHTVEYTDQPCAENHKPEEDDYKPYSCPTCGKGFDKPNLLSKHKVIHRQDKPYKCQECGMAFVQLLRLKRHQQTHSGERPFYCEECGGTFTRLASLQRHHRIHTGEKPYSCNYCGHSFTESGTLRRHERTHKLDKS